From Solwaraspora sp. WMMD1047, the proteins below share one genomic window:
- a CDS encoding STAS domain-containing protein: MELSLTTRTLGEHTVLEVGGEVDVYTAPRLRERLIELVDGGARKVVVDLGRVDFLDSTGLGVLVGALKRLRAAGGTFGLVCDKEPLLKIFRITALDQVFPLYPTVEAAAGADPASSPA; this comes from the coding sequence ATGGAGCTGTCGCTGACAACCCGTACGCTCGGGGAGCACACGGTGCTGGAGGTCGGCGGCGAGGTGGACGTCTACACCGCACCCCGGCTCCGGGAGCGACTGATCGAGCTGGTCGACGGCGGCGCCCGCAAGGTCGTGGTGGACCTCGGCCGGGTCGACTTCCTGGACTCCACGGGGCTGGGCGTGCTCGTCGGCGCCCTCAAGCGGCTGCGCGCGGCCGGTGGCACCTTCGGTCTGGTCTGCGACAAGGAGCCACTGCTCAAGATCTTCCGGATCACCGCCCTGGACCAGGTCTTTCCGCTCTATCCGACGGTCGAGGCCGCCGCCGGGGCGGACCCGGCGAGCTCACCGGCGTGA
- a CDS encoding DEAD/DEAH box helicase encodes MLELLRGRRSGSAGDPVTHVERVPARPGAAGSWPDWAPAELRAAYAERGVVAPWRHQLTAAEFGYAGQHVVIATGTASGKSLAYQLPVLARLLADPRATALYLAPTKALAADQLRAVADLDLPGVRPASYDGDTPQAEREWIRRHARFVLTNPDMLHHGILPGHARWATFLRRLAFVVVDECHTYRGVFGSHVAHVLRRLRRQTARYAGAGSDRAGPVFLLASATSGDPAAAAERLTGLPVRAVDQDDAPRGPVTFALWEPPLLPPAGDGHADAEPVRRSALRETADLLGDAVAAGTRTLAFVRSRRGAEVVASTARRALDEAVPGLGSRVAAYRAGYLREDRRALERALLDGDLLGLASTNALELGVDLVGLDAVLICGYPGTRASLWQQAGRAGRSGGEALAVLVARDDPLDSYLVHHPEALFGRPVEATVLDPSNPYVLGPQLCCAAAEAPLTTADLALFGPGAKEAVTALVAKGALRQRPTGWYWRPAGRPEVDLRGTGGSPICVVESATGRLLGTVDPASAHFLVHPGAVHLHQGVSYVVDDLDLDEGCALVHAEEPDWSTHPRDVTSLSVAAVRSYLDAGPVGMFLGEVDVTSQVVSYQRRRLASGEVLDTRPLDLPTRELRTVAVWFTVSESALGAAGVEVTDVPGALHAAEHAAIGLLPLVATCDRWDIGGISTAAHPDTGAPSVFVYDGHPGGAGFAERAYRAAGAWLRATRDTIAECGCEAGCPSCVQSPKCGNGNHPLAKSAAVKVLEVVLGNLPADSG; translated from the coding sequence CTGTTGGAGCTGCTGCGCGGCCGGCGCTCCGGGTCGGCCGGCGACCCGGTCACCCACGTCGAGCGGGTTCCGGCCCGGCCGGGCGCCGCCGGCTCCTGGCCGGACTGGGCGCCGGCCGAACTGCGCGCGGCCTACGCGGAACGCGGCGTCGTCGCGCCGTGGCGGCACCAGCTCACCGCCGCCGAGTTCGGGTACGCGGGCCAGCACGTGGTGATCGCCACCGGCACCGCCTCCGGCAAGTCGCTGGCGTACCAGTTGCCGGTGCTGGCCCGGCTGCTGGCCGACCCCCGCGCGACGGCGCTGTACCTGGCACCCACCAAGGCGCTCGCCGCCGATCAGTTGCGGGCCGTGGCCGACCTGGACCTGCCGGGGGTACGACCAGCCAGCTACGACGGCGACACGCCGCAGGCGGAACGGGAGTGGATCCGACGCCACGCCCGTTTCGTACTGACCAATCCTGATATGTTGCATCATGGCATCCTGCCCGGCCACGCCCGGTGGGCGACCTTCCTGCGCCGGCTGGCGTTCGTGGTGGTGGACGAGTGCCACACCTACCGGGGAGTCTTCGGCTCCCACGTGGCACACGTGCTGCGCCGGCTGCGGCGGCAGACCGCCCGCTACGCCGGCGCCGGGTCCGACCGGGCCGGGCCGGTGTTCCTGCTCGCCTCGGCCACCTCGGGCGATCCCGCCGCGGCCGCCGAACGGCTCACCGGGCTGCCGGTGCGGGCCGTCGACCAGGACGACGCACCCCGCGGCCCGGTGACCTTCGCGCTCTGGGAGCCGCCGCTGCTGCCGCCGGCGGGCGACGGCCACGCCGACGCCGAGCCGGTCCGCCGGTCGGCCCTGCGGGAGACCGCGGACCTGCTCGGCGACGCGGTGGCAGCCGGCACCCGGACCCTGGCGTTCGTCCGGTCCCGACGCGGCGCCGAGGTGGTGGCCAGCACCGCCCGGCGGGCCCTGGACGAGGCGGTGCCCGGCCTCGGGTCCCGGGTCGCCGCGTACCGGGCCGGCTACCTGCGCGAGGACCGCCGGGCGCTGGAACGGGCCCTGCTCGACGGCGACCTGCTCGGCCTCGCCTCGACGAACGCGCTGGAACTCGGCGTCGACCTGGTCGGGCTGGACGCGGTGCTGATCTGCGGCTACCCCGGCACCCGGGCATCGCTGTGGCAGCAGGCCGGCCGGGCCGGCCGCTCCGGCGGCGAGGCGCTCGCCGTCCTGGTCGCCCGCGACGACCCGCTGGACAGCTATCTGGTGCACCACCCGGAGGCGCTGTTCGGGCGCCCGGTGGAGGCGACCGTGCTGGACCCGTCGAACCCGTACGTGCTGGGTCCGCAGCTCTGCTGCGCGGCCGCCGAAGCGCCGCTGACCACCGCCGACCTGGCGCTGTTCGGCCCCGGCGCGAAGGAGGCGGTCACCGCGCTGGTCGCCAAGGGGGCGCTGCGCCAGCGGCCGACCGGTTGGTACTGGCGGCCCGCCGGCCGGCCCGAGGTGGACCTGCGTGGCACCGGCGGCAGCCCGATCTGCGTCGTCGAGTCCGCCACCGGCCGGCTGCTGGGCACCGTGGATCCGGCCTCCGCCCACTTCCTGGTCCATCCCGGCGCCGTCCACCTGCACCAGGGCGTCTCGTACGTGGTGGACGACCTGGACCTTGATGAGGGGTGCGCGCTGGTGCACGCCGAGGAGCCGGACTGGAGCACCCACCCCCGCGACGTCACCTCGCTGTCGGTGGCGGCGGTCCGCTCCTACCTGGACGCCGGCCCGGTCGGCATGTTCCTCGGCGAGGTGGACGTCACCAGTCAGGTCGTCTCCTACCAGCGGCGCCGGCTGGCCTCCGGTGAGGTGCTGGACACCCGCCCGCTGGACCTGCCGACCCGGGAACTGCGCACGGTCGCGGTCTGGTTCACCGTGTCGGAGTCGGCGCTCGGCGCGGCCGGGGTCGAGGTCACCGACGTGCCCGGGGCGCTGCACGCCGCCGAACACGCCGCCATCGGGCTGCTCCCGCTGGTCGCCACCTGCGACCGGTGGGACATCGGCGGCATCTCCACGGCGGCCCACCCGGACACCGGGGCACCGAGCGTCTTCGTCTACGACGGTCACCCGGGCGGGGCCGGCTTCGCGGAGCGGGCCTACCGGGCGGCCGGCGCCTGGCTGCGGGCGACCCGGGACACCATCGCGGAGTGCGGCTGCGAAGCCGGTTGTCCGTCCTGTGTGCAGTCTCCGAAGTGTGGCAACGGAAACCACCCCCTCGCCAAGTCGGCCGCGGTCAAGGTGCTGGAGGTCGTACTGGGCAACCTGCCGGCTGATTCCGGCTAG
- a CDS encoding sodium-translocating pyrophosphatase has product MSETLAAEGGGLSLTGENLSYVVIAAVIALVALGFAFALTRAVLATGKGTTNMQEIAGAVQEGASAYLLRQFRTLAIFVVIAVVLLFLLPVHDTDGSETLVKIGRSAFFVVGAVFSAIIGGAGMALATRANLRVAAAARQAQGGREAAMKIAFRTGGVVGFLTVGLGLFGAALVVILFRGDAPTVLEGFGFGAALLAMFMRVGGGIFTKAADVGADLVGKVEQGIPEDDPRNAATIADNVGDNVGDCAGMAADLFESYAVTLVAALILGRAAFGEDGLVFPLIVSGIGVVVAIIGVFITRLRASDRNGLTAINRAFYLSALISAVLVAVAAWTYLPADFADFGDGVADVDGNPRWIAIGAVVIGIVLAAAIQALTGYFTETNRRPVLDIGRSSETGAATVVLAGISVGLESAVYSALLIGAGVFGAYLLGGGTLVVSLFAVALAGTGLLTTVGVIVAMDTFGPISDNAQGIAEMSGDIDEDGARTLTELDAVGNTTKAITKGIAIATAVLAATALFGSYTDTLETAYGDAGFGDGAAQAITDALNVADPRNLVGLIIGAAVVFLFSGLAINAVSRSAGAVVREVRRQFRELPGIMDRTQRPEYGKVVDICTRDAQRELLTPGLLAIMAPIAVGFGLGPGALAAYLAGAIGAGTLMAVFLANSGGAWDNAKKLVEDGAYGGKGSESHAATVIGDTVGDPFKDTAGPAINPLLKVMNLVSLLIAPAVVAWSVGNDQNDALRITVALVAALIVVAAVVWSKRQPMVMDDSGSGPSAGSGEKQPETVTA; this is encoded by the coding sequence ATGTCCGAAACCTTGGCCGCCGAAGGCGGCGGGTTGTCCCTGACCGGTGAGAACCTGTCCTACGTCGTCATCGCCGCGGTCATCGCGCTGGTGGCGCTGGGCTTCGCCTTCGCCCTGACCAGGGCGGTCCTGGCGACCGGTAAGGGCACCACAAACATGCAGGAGATCGCGGGGGCCGTCCAGGAGGGCGCCTCGGCGTACCTGCTCCGCCAGTTCAGGACCCTCGCCATCTTCGTGGTGATCGCGGTGGTGCTGCTCTTCCTGCTGCCGGTGCACGACACCGACGGCAGCGAGACGCTGGTGAAGATCGGCCGGTCCGCGTTCTTCGTGGTCGGCGCGGTGTTCAGCGCGATCATCGGTGGGGCCGGCATGGCGCTGGCCACCCGGGCCAACCTGCGGGTGGCCGCCGCCGCGCGGCAGGCGCAGGGTGGCCGCGAGGCGGCCATGAAGATCGCCTTCCGGACCGGTGGCGTGGTCGGCTTCCTCACCGTCGGCCTCGGCCTGTTCGGCGCCGCGCTGGTGGTGATCCTCTTCCGGGGTGACGCCCCGACGGTGCTGGAGGGCTTCGGCTTCGGCGCCGCCCTGCTGGCCATGTTCATGCGGGTCGGCGGCGGCATCTTCACCAAGGCCGCCGACGTCGGCGCCGACCTGGTCGGCAAGGTCGAGCAGGGCATCCCCGAGGACGACCCGCGCAACGCCGCCACCATCGCCGACAACGTCGGCGACAACGTCGGTGACTGCGCCGGCATGGCCGCCGACCTGTTCGAGTCGTACGCGGTCACGCTCGTCGCGGCGCTGATCCTGGGTCGGGCCGCGTTCGGCGAGGACGGCCTGGTCTTCCCGCTCATCGTCTCCGGCATCGGCGTCGTCGTCGCGATCATCGGCGTCTTCATCACCCGGCTGCGGGCCTCCGACCGCAACGGCCTGACCGCGATCAACCGCGCGTTCTATCTCTCCGCGCTGATCTCGGCGGTCCTGGTGGCGGTCGCCGCCTGGACCTACCTGCCGGCCGACTTCGCCGACTTCGGCGACGGGGTGGCCGACGTGGACGGCAACCCGCGCTGGATCGCCATCGGCGCGGTCGTGATCGGTATCGTGCTGGCCGCCGCCATCCAGGCGCTGACCGGGTACTTCACCGAGACCAACCGGCGGCCGGTGCTCGACATCGGCCGGTCCTCGGAGACCGGCGCCGCCACCGTGGTGCTCGCCGGCATCAGCGTCGGCCTGGAGTCGGCGGTCTACTCGGCACTGCTGATCGGCGCCGGCGTCTTCGGGGCGTACCTGCTCGGCGGGGGCACCCTGGTGGTGTCGCTGTTCGCGGTGGCGCTGGCCGGCACCGGCCTGCTCACCACGGTCGGCGTGATCGTGGCGATGGACACCTTCGGCCCGATCTCCGACAACGCCCAGGGCATCGCCGAGATGTCCGGCGACATCGACGAGGACGGCGCCCGCACCCTGACCGAACTGGACGCGGTCGGCAACACCACCAAGGCGATCACCAAGGGGATCGCGATCGCCACGGCGGTGCTCGCCGCCACCGCGCTCTTCGGGTCCTACACCGACACCCTGGAGACCGCGTACGGCGACGCCGGGTTCGGCGACGGGGCCGCGCAGGCGATCACCGACGCGTTGAACGTGGCCGACCCGCGCAACCTGGTCGGTCTGATCATCGGCGCGGCGGTGGTCTTCCTCTTCTCCGGCCTGGCGATCAACGCGGTCTCCCGGTCGGCCGGCGCGGTGGTCCGGGAGGTCCGCCGGCAGTTCCGTGAGCTGCCGGGCATCATGGACCGCACCCAGCGGCCGGAGTACGGCAAGGTGGTCGACATCTGCACCCGGGACGCGCAGCGCGAGCTGCTCACCCCCGGCCTGCTGGCGATCATGGCGCCGATCGCGGTCGGGTTCGGTCTCGGCCCGGGAGCGCTCGCCGCCTACCTGGCCGGCGCGATCGGGGCCGGCACGCTGATGGCGGTCTTCCTGGCCAACTCCGGTGGCGCCTGGGACAACGCCAAGAAGCTCGTCGAGGACGGGGCGTACGGGGGCAAGGGTTCCGAGTCGCACGCCGCCACGGTCATCGGCGACACCGTCGGTGACCCGTTCAAGGACACCGCCGGACCGGCGATCAACCCGCTGCTGAAGGTGATGAACCTGGTCTCGCTGCTGATCGCGCCCGCCGTGGTGGCGTGGAGCGTCGGCAACGACCAGAACGACGCGCTGCGGATCACGGTGGCGCTCGTCGCGGCCCTGATCGTGGTGGCGGCGGTGGTCTGGAGCAAGCGCCAGCCGATGGTGATGGACGATTCCGGCTCCGGCCCCAGCGCCGGCAGCGGGGAGAAGCAGCCCGAAACCGTGACCGCCTGA
- a CDS encoding ATP-binding protein, whose product MMSTVRLSFSPAPVHVRTARLVGVAVARRAGVAEELLDEVRLAIGEACARAVALHRQYGLSDLVLVEMSDDGAYTVRVIDRAPVEAGLGLAALPPDELADESLTDEALTVGVGFALLAGFVEDLQVRPVAEGIGTAVQMAWPLRR is encoded by the coding sequence GTGATGTCGACGGTCCGCCTCTCCTTCTCACCCGCCCCGGTGCACGTGCGCACCGCCCGTCTGGTCGGCGTGGCGGTGGCCCGCCGGGCCGGGGTGGCCGAGGAACTGCTCGACGAGGTCCGGCTCGCGATCGGCGAGGCGTGCGCCCGCGCGGTCGCCCTGCACCGGCAGTACGGCCTGTCCGACCTGGTGCTGGTGGAGATGTCCGACGACGGCGCCTACACGGTCCGGGTGATCGACCGGGCGCCGGTCGAGGCCGGCCTCGGCCTGGCCGCCCTGCCGCCGGACGAGTTGGCCGACGAGTCGCTCACCGACGAGGCGCTCACCGTCGGGGTGGGCTTCGCGCTGCTCGCCGGCTTCGTCGAGGACCTGCAGGTCCGCCCGGTGGCCGAGGGGATCGGCACCGCCGTGCAGATGGCCTGGCCGCTGCGCCGCTGA
- a CDS encoding histidine phosphatase family protein, translated as MAEGRGQVIFGRIVADEGKGMAVEIIYETHSLTEDNEQGIATGWLPGQLSTQGRRLAVELGARRRDTGLAAVFSSDLLRAVETARIAFDGTAIPIIQDVRLRECNYGELNGRPVAELAADRGRRIDEPFPGGQSYRDVVDATADFLRELGRERDGQKVLVIAHSANKWALDHLLAGAVLEEVVHAPFGWREGWTYLLPTGWDGPERDRPDGEPEQSPSITTPSQA; from the coding sequence GTGGCAGAGGGCCGAGGGCAGGTGATCTTCGGCCGGATCGTCGCCGACGAAGGGAAGGGCATGGCCGTCGAGATCATCTACGAGACCCACTCGCTCACCGAGGACAACGAGCAAGGGATCGCGACCGGTTGGCTCCCCGGCCAGCTCTCCACCCAGGGCCGCCGGCTCGCGGTCGAGCTCGGCGCCCGGCGCCGCGACACCGGACTCGCGGCGGTGTTCAGCTCCGACCTGCTCCGGGCGGTGGAGACCGCGCGGATCGCGTTCGACGGCACCGCCATCCCGATCATCCAGGACGTCCGGCTGCGGGAGTGCAACTACGGCGAGCTGAACGGCCGCCCCGTCGCCGAGTTGGCGGCCGATCGGGGCCGCCGGATCGACGAGCCGTTTCCCGGCGGGCAGAGTTACCGCGACGTGGTCGACGCCACCGCCGACTTCCTCCGCGAGCTGGGCCGGGAGCGGGACGGCCAGAAGGTGCTGGTGATCGCCCATTCGGCGAACAAGTGGGCGCTGGACCACCTGCTCGCCGGCGCCGTCCTGGAGGAGGTGGTGCACGCCCCGTTCGGCTGGCGGGAAGGCTGGACCTACCTGCTCCCGACCGGCTGGGACGGCCCGGAGCGCGACCGGCCCGACGGTGAGCCGGAGCAATCGCCGTCGATAACGACACCGTCGCAGGCATAG